A stretch of the Vulcanisaeta souniana JCM 11219 genome encodes the following:
- a CDS encoding MFS transporter, whose protein sequence is MSQGGQYSREEIEKGIAKIYQTVLGTKNITARYIVILALASLWVDAYDFAAFTFGTAAFKATFPWMSSFLFGLATAAVQIGATIGAVAGGWLTDRIGRRNMFIINMILFTVMAIGAGLAPDPYTFTGFRIALGFALGADTATGFAYIFEYLEKTQRLFWSNLWQLQWYLMYLITIAIVVLPLYAILHTLLHPIYWRVIMILGGVFAFIVLMLRSRIPESVLWLAYQGRLATAKRILKQTYGIDLPDVPDVDVTLRKVARSWKSAFSIFRRNKWKELVYCFNGNFEQAIEFYTFGFYMPYILLTMHLAGSLATIEASAVFYGVGVVAGIATAYFTPRIGTKSQYVLGAFLASVALFGLAFTFLYHWPLWLFVLWASVFYFGHVIGPASQGMTSINAAFGASERGTAAGWGYFWVKLGAVWGSFWAPYLLVVIKPTGMTEVLGIYALATAILGLIIGFDARKYHPPELTEEVKAQ, encoded by the coding sequence ATGTCACAGGGAGGGCAATACTCAAGGGAAGAAATCGAGAAGGGTATAGCCAAGATCTACCAGACGGTGCTTGGTACAAAGAATATAACCGCAAGGTACATAGTCATATTGGCCCTGGCGTCATTATGGGTTGATGCCTATGATTTCGCTGCATTCACGTTCGGTACAGCTGCATTTAAGGCAACATTCCCATGGATGTCCTCCTTCCTATTTGGATTAGCCACTGCAGCAGTACAGATAGGTGCCACCATTGGTGCTGTAGCCGGTGGTTGGTTGACGGATAGGATTGGTAGGAGAAACATGTTCATCATAAACATGATTTTATTCACGGTAATGGCCATTGGTGCGGGCCTTGCCCCAGATCCGTATACATTCACAGGGTTCAGAATAGCACTTGGTTTTGCACTAGGTGCTGATACAGCCACGGGTTTCGCCTATATATTTGAATACCTGGAAAAGACACAAAGGTTGTTCTGGAGTAATTTGTGGCAGTTACAGTGGTACCTAATGTACCTCATTACCATAGCAATAGTTGTTTTACCCTTATACGCAATCCTTCATACGCTACTGCATCCTATATATTGGAGGGTAATCATGATATTGGGCGGTGTTTTTGCCTTTATAGTACTTATGCTACGAAGTAGAATACCTGAGTCAGTTCTTTGGTTGGCGTATCAAGGTAGATTGGCCACTGCAAAACGTATACTTAAGCAGACCTATGGTATTGACTTACCGGATGTACCTGACGTGGATGTTACATTAAGGAAGGTTGCAAGAAGCTGGAAGAGCGCCTTCAGTATATTCAGGAGGAATAAGTGGAAGGAACTTGTTTATTGCTTTAATGGCAACTTTGAGCAGGCTATTGAGTTCTACACATTTGGTTTCTACATGCCCTACATATTATTAACAATGCACTTGGCGGGTAGTTTAGCGACGATAGAGGCCTCGGCGGTCTTCTACGGTGTCGGCGTTGTTGCGGGTATCGCCACGGCTTACTTCACCCCCAGGATCGGCACTAAGTCTCAATACGTTTTAGGCGCATTCCTTGCCAGTGTAGCCCTATTTGGGTTAGCATTTACCTTCCTTTACCACTGGCCGTTATGGCTATTCGTACTGTGGGCCTCAGTATTCTACTTCGGCCACGTGATCGGACCCGCAAGTCAGGGTATGACCTCTATAAATGCAGCATTTGGTGCAAGTGAAAGGGGTACAGCCGCCGGTTGGGGATACTTCTGGGTGAAGCTTGGTGCTGTATGGGGCTCGTTCTGGGCACCCTACCTGCTAGTGGTGATTAAACCTACAGGCATGACTGAAGTACTCGGCATATACGCCTTGGCTACCGCTATATTAGGTTTAATCATAGGCTTTGATGCACGTAAGTATCACCCACCTGAACTTACTGAGGAAGTAAAGGCACAATAA
- a CDS encoding mannonate dehydratase has translation MNIKFAEIILESKPSWFWRVLRQVGVEYATGVLPRWFADWRQIEEEKPWDYGPLMRYKNMLEDNGLKLAIIEDNPPMDGIRFGIPRVREEELDNVARLIENMGRLGVKIWVYNWMAGIGWARTHTHILSRDGMYVSGFNYKNIEGAPPYRLVKEYGVDANKLWENLRSFLEYIMPLAEQRGVYLAMHPDDPPIPEFRGVPRIMNSVESFEKLINLVKSEHNGITFCMGNFTLMTDDVPGTVRRLRDRIYFVHFRDVKGDKYNFVETLIGEGKTDLVEAARAMLEIDHEWYVRIDHAPTLEGDTELGAAGYNYLGRLYTIGYIKGLFTAVARQLDK, from the coding sequence ATGAACATTAAGTTTGCCGAAATAATATTAGAGAGCAAACCTTCCTGGTTTTGGCGCGTTCTTAGACAGGTCGGTGTTGAGTACGCCACGGGTGTTTTGCCCAGGTGGTTTGCTGATTGGAGGCAGATTGAGGAAGAGAAGCCCTGGGATTACGGACCTTTAATGCGTTATAAGAACATGCTTGAGGACAACGGGTTGAAGCTGGCTATTATTGAGGATAATCCTCCGATGGATGGCATTAGGTTTGGTATTCCCAGGGTTAGGGAGGAGGAGCTTGATAATGTGGCTAGGCTTATTGAGAATATGGGTAGGTTGGGCGTTAAGATCTGGGTTTATAACTGGATGGCTGGTATTGGTTGGGCTAGGACTCATACACACATTCTCAGTAGGGATGGTATGTACGTGAGCGGCTTTAACTACAAGAATATTGAGGGCGCTCCGCCTTATAGGCTTGTTAAGGAGTATGGCGTTGACGCGAATAAGCTTTGGGAGAATTTGAGGAGTTTTCTTGAGTATATCATGCCTCTTGCCGAGCAGAGGGGTGTTTACCTGGCGATGCATCCTGATGACCCACCAATACCTGAGTTTAGGGGTGTACCTAGGATCATGAATAGTGTTGAGTCTTTTGAGAAATTAATTAATTTAGTCAAGAGCGAGCATAATGGTATTACCTTCTGCATGGGTAATTTCACGCTCATGACTGATGATGTACCTGGAACCGTCAGGAGGTTAAGGGATAGGATTTACTTTGTGCATTTCAGGGACGTAAAGGGTGATAAGTATAACTTTGTCGAGACGTTAATTGGCGAGGGTAAGACTGACCTAGTTGAGGCTGCCAGGGCAATGCTTGAGATAGACCATGAATGGTATGTTAGAATTGATCACGCACCGACTCTCGAGGGTGATACCGAATTGGGTGCCGCGGGTTATAATTACCTTGGTAGGCTCTACACGATTGGTTATATCAAGGGTTTGTTTACTGCCGTGGCTAGGCAATTGGATAAATGA